The following proteins come from a genomic window of Flavobacterium crocinum:
- the nagA gene encoding N-acetylglucosamine-6-phosphate deacetylase, giving the protein MKEAIVNAVVHTGDEIIENGVVIIENGKIISVQKEIPKDMEQIDLGGNHLSAGFIDIQINGGEKLYFSQTPNEETIQDIYDASLKYGTTHVLPCLISSSKETILAGIEAIRDYMKKHNNGVIGMHLEGPFLNPLRRGAHSIDQVRKPTDEELEEIIEKGKDIIKVITIAPECFTEEQLNKLIDSGFTISIGHSTITHKEAQPYFAKGINLVTHLFNAMTQFGHREPGLVGAVFENEEVYAPVILDGAHCDYAAAKVAYKLKKDKFFLISDATFLGRKVANFKWDNFDAHLENGFYRNEDGNLAGATISMTEAVQNAYNHLHVSADEAIKMATTRVAAAIGMQDKIGKIQSGFPASFVKFNTDLSEIETLNFA; this is encoded by the coding sequence ATGAAAGAGGCAATTGTAAATGCTGTTGTGCACACAGGCGACGAAATAATTGAAAATGGAGTTGTAATTATAGAAAACGGAAAAATTATTTCGGTGCAGAAAGAAATCCCAAAAGATATGGAACAAATTGATTTGGGAGGAAATCATCTTTCGGCAGGATTTATAGATATTCAGATTAATGGCGGCGAAAAACTTTATTTCAGTCAGACTCCAAACGAAGAAACGATTCAGGATATTTATGACGCCAGTTTAAAATACGGCACAACACATGTTTTACCTTGTTTGATCTCTTCTTCAAAAGAGACCATTTTAGCGGGAATTGAAGCCATTCGTGATTATATGAAAAAGCACAATAATGGCGTGATCGGAATGCATTTGGAAGGACCCTTTTTAAATCCGTTAAGACGTGGTGCGCACAGCATTGATCAGGTTCGAAAACCGACCGATGAGGAATTGGAAGAAATTATCGAAAAAGGAAAAGATATCATCAAAGTAATTACAATTGCGCCTGAATGTTTTACAGAAGAACAATTAAATAAACTGATCGATAGTGGTTTTACAATCTCTATCGGTCACTCTACAATTACGCACAAAGAAGCGCAGCCCTATTTTGCAAAAGGAATTAATCTGGTAACGCATTTGTTTAATGCTATGACACAGTTTGGACATCGTGAACCAGGTTTGGTTGGAGCCGTTTTTGAAAATGAAGAAGTTTATGCTCCGGTTATTCTGGATGGCGCCCATTGCGATTATGCTGCAGCAAAAGTGGCATACAAATTAAAAAAAGATAAATTTTTTCTAATTAGCGATGCGACTTTTTTAGGGCGAAAAGTTGCCAATTTTAAATGGGATAATTTTGATGCTCATTTGGAAAATGGCTTTTATAGAAATGAAGATGGCAATCTGGCGGGAGCTACAATATCAATGACAGAAGCAGTACAAAATGCTTATAATCATCTTCATGTTTCTGCCGATGAAGCAATAAAAATGGCAACAACAAGAGTTGCAGCCGCAATTGGAATGCAGGATAAAATTGGAAAAATTCAATCGGGCTTTCCGGCAAGCTTTGTTAAATTCAATACAGATTTAAGCGAAATAGAAACGCTTAATTTTGCATAA
- a CDS encoding methionine ABC transporter permease MetI produces MSDSLIDLLLKGTWETIVMTFVSGFFGFLIGLPTGILLFLTRKNQILDQPVLNRTLSVLVNVFRSIPFIILIVWMIPFTRAIVGTSIGVSAALVPLSIGAAPFIARLVENSLLSLPSGLIEAARALGATPFQIVYKVLLPEALPSLINAASITLITLVGYSAMGGAVGAGGLGQVGYQYGYIGYDAVTMNSVLALLVLLVFLIQFVGDRLSKRFDHR; encoded by the coding sequence ATGTCTGATTCTCTTATAGATTTATTGTTAAAAGGAACATGGGAAACCATTGTAATGACTTTTGTATCGGGCTTTTTTGGTTTTTTAATTGGACTTCCAACAGGAATTTTATTGTTTCTGACTCGTAAAAATCAAATTTTAGATCAGCCTGTTTTAAATAGGACTTTATCGGTTTTGGTAAACGTTTTTCGTTCAATTCCATTCATTATTTTAATTGTCTGGATGATTCCGTTTACACGTGCCATTGTTGGAACTTCAATTGGAGTAAGTGCCGCTTTGGTTCCGTTAAGTATTGGTGCAGCGCCATTTATTGCCCGATTGGTAGAAAACAGTTTGTTAAGTCTTCCATCAGGATTAATTGAAGCGGCAAGAGCATTGGGTGCAACGCCATTTCAAATCGTTTACAAAGTATTATTGCCGGAAGCACTGCCGTCATTAATCAATGCAGCTTCGATTACTTTAATTACACTTGTAGGTTATTCTGCAATGGGCGGAGCAGTTGGAGCTGGCGGACTTGGACAAGTGGGGTATCAATACGGATATATTGGGTATGATGCTGTGACCATGAATTCGGTTTTAGCTTTATTGGTGCTTTTAGTATTCCTGATACAGTTTGTGGGAGACCGATTATCAAAACGATTTGACCACCGATAA
- a CDS encoding TolC family protein yields MRNLVKLFSFLFLLSFSSLQSQNFNEEELSFSEFLGYVKKYHPLVKQANLEVTNAQAKLMAARGGFDPKIEVDYNKKEFKGTEYYSLLNSSFKIPTWYGVEIKAGFDDTDGQYYNPQNRTPEAGLASLGITVALGQGMFINQRMADVREGKLNIKLSDAQRKLRAIEVLYQASEAYFEWRRSYNEAELYRNYLGFASTRFQGVKKLIDAGDGAAIDSVEAKITVRNRELNVENGNLKLAKAKLKLANFLWIENVPVELGDLVKPEQNLIQTIEETLRTDAMMVEMESLDSHPKIQSLETKMDILEVNRQLKANSLLPKVNVGYNYISDPNYWNTFNADDYKFNIDFSFPIFLRKERGNLKMAKLKIQDLQFDIGQQRLELKNKIKAQQTEIASLRRQKIVIDNLVTDYMTMLNSEEKLFSFGESSIFLINSRENNLVSAKLSQIGLENQFYLSNAELYKILANPD; encoded by the coding sequence ATGAGAAATCTTGTAAAATTGTTTTCTTTCTTATTTCTGTTGAGTTTTTCTTCGCTTCAAAGTCAGAACTTTAATGAAGAAGAGCTAAGTTTCAGTGAGTTTTTAGGATATGTCAAAAAATATCATCCGCTCGTAAAACAAGCCAATCTTGAAGTGACCAATGCGCAGGCTAAATTGATGGCAGCGCGTGGTGGATTTGATCCAAAAATTGAAGTAGATTACAATAAGAAAGAATTTAAAGGAACAGAATATTATTCGTTATTAAACAGCAGTTTCAAAATTCCAACTTGGTACGGAGTAGAGATCAAAGCAGGTTTTGACGATACAGACGGACAATATTACAATCCGCAGAATCGTACGCCGGAAGCTGGTTTAGCTTCGCTTGGAATTACTGTTGCCTTAGGTCAGGGAATGTTTATCAATCAGCGTATGGCTGATGTGAGAGAAGGAAAACTGAACATAAAACTAAGTGACGCACAGCGAAAACTAAGAGCTATTGAAGTTTTGTATCAGGCAAGCGAAGCGTATTTTGAGTGGAGAAGAAGTTACAATGAAGCTGAATTGTATAGAAATTATTTAGGTTTTGCCAGCACTCGTTTTCAAGGGGTTAAAAAACTTATTGACGCAGGGGATGGTGCTGCAATTGACAGTGTTGAAGCTAAAATTACGGTTAGAAACAGAGAATTGAACGTTGAAAACGGAAATTTGAAATTAGCAAAAGCGAAACTCAAACTGGCTAATTTTTTATGGATTGAAAATGTTCCGGTTGAACTAGGTGATTTAGTAAAGCCAGAGCAGAATTTAATTCAGACAATCGAAGAAACTTTAAGAACAGATGCCATGATGGTAGAAATGGAGTCTTTGGATTCGCACCCAAAAATTCAGTCTCTTGAAACCAAAATGGATATTTTGGAAGTAAACAGACAGCTGAAAGCCAATTCGCTTCTGCCAAAAGTTAATGTTGGTTACAATTATATTTCAGATCCAAATTATTGGAATACATTCAATGCCGATGATTATAAATTCAATATCGATTTCAGCTTTCCAATTTTCTTAAGAAAAGAAAGAGGAAACTTAAAAATGGCAAAATTAAAGATTCAGGATTTACAGTTTGATATTGGTCAGCAGCGTTTAGAACTTAAAAATAAAATCAAAGCACAGCAGACCGAAATTGCTTCTTTACGAAGACAAAAAATCGTAATTGATAATTTGGTGACGGATTATATGACGATGCTAAACTCAGAAGAAAAACTATTCTCATTTGGAGAAAGTTCTATTTTCTTAATCAATTCAAGAGAGAATAATCTGGTAAGCGCTAAATTATCTCAGATTGGTTTAGAAAACCAGTTTTATCTATCGAATGCAGAGTTGTATAAAATCCTGGCAAATCCGGATTAA
- a CDS encoding DUF2490 domain-containing protein, with product MNLFKRSLILFGFIMLTQFLRAQDAPYSIGFIPASIEEVDVAFPLVEKWHLSGQVDVQLVTQGAYTNDNPFEYTQRKVIRPWLMYSGFKNLKLWLGYAHNQKYAVEEAGNYKTLENRLIIMGTLSQDMPKGSIFEQLRFETKFFDDRNGNHQTIPRLRARFGVNHFLRQDKEKTIFLAPNIGYYTELMLKFASKDYADEHFDIFRLSVYYSAGITKNIHFLAGIIGQMQLRTNGTQFDVYYGPMFSLKYSVKPKERETFDSVDGGAD from the coding sequence ATGAATTTATTTAAAAGAAGTTTGATTTTGTTTGGGTTCATTATGCTGACACAGTTTTTAAGGGCGCAGGACGCTCCTTATTCAATTGGGTTTATTCCGGCTTCTATTGAAGAAGTAGATGTAGCTTTTCCATTAGTCGAAAAATGGCATCTCAGCGGTCAGGTCGATGTGCAGTTAGTTACACAAGGAGCTTACACAAACGACAATCCGTTTGAATACACACAGCGAAAAGTAATAAGACCCTGGCTAATGTATTCTGGTTTTAAAAATTTAAAATTATGGCTCGGATATGCACACAATCAGAAATATGCAGTCGAAGAAGCTGGAAATTATAAAACCTTAGAAAACAGATTGATTATAATGGGAACACTTTCTCAGGATATGCCCAAAGGATCTATTTTTGAACAGCTGCGTTTTGAAACCAAATTTTTTGATGACCGAAACGGAAATCATCAGACCATTCCCAGATTAAGAGCACGTTTTGGAGTCAATCATTTTTTAAGACAGGACAAAGAAAAAACCATTTTTCTGGCGCCTAATATTGGTTACTACACAGAATTAATGCTCAAATTTGCTTCTAAAGATTACGCTGATGAACATTTTGATATTTTTAGATTGTCCGTTTATTATAGTGCCGGAATTACGAAAAATATTCATTTTCTGGCAGGTATAATTGGTCAAATGCAGCTTCGTACCAACGGAACACAGTTTGATGTTTATTATGGCCCAATGTTTTCTCTCAAATACAGCGTTAAACCAAAAGAACGCGAAACATTTGATAGCGTCGATGGTGGAGCAGATTAA
- the metQ gene encoding methionine ABC transporter substrate-binding lipoprotein MetQ: MKLNILKTAGVLALALVLSNCGKSKNNDPHFIKVGVASGPELKVAEAAKKVAKEKFGLEVELVSFNDYVIPNEALSQGDIDANAFQHKPYMDEQSKQRGYKLAIIGKTFVYPIAAYSKKIKNLSELKNESTVIIPNDPTNGGRSLLLLQKNGLLKLKDGVGLLPKVTDIVSNPKNLKILELEAPQLPRALDDENVSIAIINNTFASAAGLVPSRDALFVEDKESPYVNLVVSREDNKNDEKVKQFLQAFQSPEVEKAAEQEFKGGAVKGW, translated from the coding sequence ATGAAATTAAATATTTTGAAAACTGCAGGAGTTTTGGCCTTGGCGCTTGTGTTGTCAAACTGCGGAAAAAGTAAAAACAATGATCCTCATTTTATAAAAGTGGGTGTGGCTTCTGGGCCGGAATTGAAAGTGGCGGAGGCAGCAAAAAAAGTAGCCAAAGAAAAATTCGGTTTAGAAGTAGAATTGGTTTCTTTCAATGATTATGTAATTCCGAATGAAGCTTTAAGTCAGGGAGATATTGATGCCAATGCTTTTCAGCACAAACCATACATGGACGAACAATCTAAACAGCGTGGTTACAAACTGGCTATTATCGGAAAAACATTTGTATATCCGATTGCAGCCTATTCTAAAAAAATCAAAAATCTTTCTGAACTGAAAAACGAAAGTACTGTAATTATTCCGAATGATCCAACAAACGGTGGACGTTCTTTATTGCTTTTACAAAAGAATGGTTTATTGAAATTGAAAGATGGCGTTGGTTTATTACCAAAAGTAACCGACATTGTTAGTAATCCAAAGAATTTAAAAATTTTAGAATTAGAAGCACCGCAATTGCCTAGAGCTTTGGACGATGAAAATGTTTCTATTGCGATTATCAATAATACTTTTGCTTCTGCTGCAGGATTGGTTCCTTCTCGTGATGCTTTATTTGTGGAAGATAAAGAATCTCCATATGTAAATTTGGTCGTAAGCCGTGAAGACAATAAAAATGATGAAAAAGTAAAACAGTTTTTACAGGCTTTTCAGTCTCCAGAAGTAGAGAAAGCTGCTGAACAGGAATTTAAAGGTGGCGCTGTAAAGGGCTGGTAA
- a CDS encoding arylsulfatase translates to MKRNTTFKAVLSFIQNRVWLVFVIFCLQTGLSQENSKSGTPKVLPQPDFHFPGYIGRTYLDSDPPQFPQPVKAPKGAPNVVLILLDDSGFGQFSTFGGGVPSPTMDKLAGEGIRYNKFHTTALCSPTRAALITGRNHHSATFGVISETATGYDGYTCVLPRSCGTIGEVLKQNGYMTAWIGKNHNTPPWETSDAGPFDRWANGLGFEYFYGFNAGDMNHWNPVLYENRNLVPASKDPNYHMTVDLADHAISWVRKVKSIAPDKPYFLYLAPGAAHSPHHAPQEWIDKFKGKFDMGWDAYREQAFERQKKLGVIPANAKLTARPESLPAWSSLNADQKRLYARMMEVFAGYASHCDYEMGRVVDAVKQLPDADNTIIIYIAGDNGASAEGGIEGSVNENLFFNGISEKWEDNLKAIDELGGPKHFNHFTAEWAWAMCAPFQWTKQVASHFGGTRNPMIISWPAKIKDKGSLRSQFTHTIDIVPTLYEIIGITPPETLNGITQSPIEGISFAYTFSDAKAKEKHTTQYFELGVNRGIYHNGWMASALSFAPWNPNRGAFDPDKQKWELYKVDEDFTQSNDVASSNLTKLREMQDLWWVEASKYNVLPLDWRAVERLNGELMGRPTLAGDATTFTYYPGQVGLPNEASPRILNKSWSITADLDIADSNVEGMIVTHGGLVGGYGLYVQNGKPSFVYNNLALERPTITGKETLPKGKVKLVVDFKYEGKSDERGKGATVTMSVNGKKVAEEHLDRTIPIQISLNEGLDVGMDAGSPVDFNYKLPFEFTGKIEKVTYNLEGTKEAKSGKSAKAK, encoded by the coding sequence ATGAAAAGAAATACCACTTTTAAAGCTGTTTTGAGTTTTATACAAAACAGAGTTTGGCTCGTGTTTGTCATTTTTTGCCTCCAGACAGGATTGAGCCAAGAGAACAGTAAATCAGGAACTCCAAAAGTCTTGCCTCAACCTGATTTTCATTTTCCGGGTTACATAGGAAGAACTTATTTAGATTCAGATCCGCCACAGTTTCCACAGCCAGTAAAAGCTCCAAAAGGGGCTCCGAATGTTGTGCTAATTTTATTGGACGATTCAGGATTTGGTCAGTTCAGTACTTTTGGCGGAGGCGTGCCTTCTCCAACAATGGATAAATTGGCGGGAGAAGGAATCCGTTACAATAAATTTCATACAACGGCGCTTTGCAGTCCAACTCGTGCGGCTTTAATAACGGGGAGAAATCATCATTCTGCCACTTTTGGCGTTATTTCTGAAACGGCAACCGGTTACGATGGTTATACTTGTGTGTTGCCAAGAAGTTGTGGCACGATTGGTGAAGTTTTGAAACAAAATGGTTATATGACAGCCTGGATTGGCAAGAATCACAATACTCCACCTTGGGAAACAAGCGATGCAGGTCCTTTTGATCGTTGGGCAAACGGTTTGGGTTTTGAATATTTTTACGGATTTAATGCCGGAGATATGAATCACTGGAATCCTGTTTTGTATGAAAACAGAAATCTGGTTCCTGCTTCAAAAGATCCAAATTATCATATGACAGTCGATCTTGCGGATCATGCTATTTCCTGGGTAAGAAAAGTAAAATCAATAGCACCGGATAAACCTTATTTCTTGTATTTAGCTCCCGGAGCTGCGCATTCTCCGCATCATGCACCTCAGGAATGGATTGATAAATTTAAAGGAAAATTTGATATGGGCTGGGATGCCTACAGAGAACAGGCTTTTGAAAGACAAAAGAAACTGGGAGTCATTCCTGCCAATGCAAAATTAACGGCAAGACCGGAAAGTCTGCCTGCCTGGAGCTCGCTTAATGCAGATCAAAAACGGTTGTATGCCCGAATGATGGAAGTATTTGCGGGATATGCTTCTCATTGTGATTATGAAATGGGAAGAGTGGTTGATGCTGTAAAACAACTCCCTGATGCTGATAATACTATAATTATTTATATAGCCGGAGATAACGGAGCAAGTGCAGAAGGTGGTATAGAAGGTTCTGTAAACGAAAATTTATTCTTTAACGGAATTTCAGAAAAATGGGAGGATAATCTTAAAGCTATAGATGAATTAGGTGGTCCAAAACATTTTAATCATTTTACAGCAGAGTGGGCATGGGCCATGTGTGCGCCTTTTCAATGGACAAAACAGGTTGCAAGTCACTTTGGAGGAACCCGAAACCCGATGATTATTTCCTGGCCGGCAAAAATTAAGGATAAAGGAAGCTTAAGAAGTCAGTTTACACACACTATTGACATTGTGCCAACGTTGTATGAAATTATCGGAATAACTCCTCCGGAAACCCTTAACGGAATCACTCAAAGTCCTATTGAAGGTATCAGTTTTGCTTACACTTTCAGTGATGCAAAAGCTAAAGAAAAACACACGACCCAATATTTTGAATTGGGTGTTAACAGAGGGATTTACCACAATGGCTGGATGGCGTCGGCGTTGTCTTTTGCACCTTGGAACCCAAATCGCGGAGCATTTGATCCTGATAAACAAAAATGGGAATTGTATAAAGTAGATGAAGATTTTACACAGTCCAATGATGTAGCATCCAGTAATCTAACGAAATTGAGAGAAATGCAGGATTTATGGTGGGTTGAAGCCTCGAAATATAATGTACTTCCGTTAGACTGGCGTGCAGTAGAAAGACTTAATGGAGAATTAATGGGAAGACCAACACTTGCAGGAGATGCTACTACTTTTACGTATTATCCTGGACAAGTTGGACTTCCAAATGAAGCTTCTCCACGTATTTTAAACAAATCCTGGTCAATTACAGCAGATCTCGATATTGCTGACAGTAATGTTGAAGGTATGATTGTTACCCATGGCGGTTTAGTTGGTGGTTATGGTTTGTATGTACAAAATGGAAAACCAAGTTTTGTTTATAACAATTTAGCCTTAGAACGTCCGACAATTACAGGAAAAGAGACACTGCCAAAAGGAAAAGTGAAATTGGTGGTCGATTTCAAATATGAAGGAAAAAGCGATGAAAGAGGAAAAGGAGCAACTGTAACAATGTCTGTAAACGGAAAAAAAGTAGCAGAAGAACATTTGGATAGAACAATTCCGATCCAGATTTCGCTTAACGAAGGTTTAGATGTGGGCATGGATGCCGGTTCTCCTGTCGATTTTAATTATAAACTTCCTTTTGAGTTTACTGGAAAAATTGAAAAAGTAACTTATAATCTTGAAGGTACCAAGGAAGCAAAATCAGGAAAATCTGCGAAAGCTAAGTAA
- a CDS encoding HlyD family secretion protein: MLNISKDNNVLITPGQYKSITSVARRPHYKILNRVIIGFLIFSVLCLFLPWTQNISGSGSVTTLKPDQRPQTVHTAIAGRIEKWFVKEGDYVKKGDTILFISEIKEDYLDPNLVGNTKQQVDAKKMAVESYGDKVNSLDVQAQSLNTERQLKLEQAGNKIRQARLKIKSDSMDLVAVRTQLRIAQTQFDRSTALNKEGLKPMTDVEQKRLKLQESEAYIITQENKLLSSRNELINAKVEINRITAEYAEKISKSRSDKFTALSTQYDTEAQVNKLENQYTNYRLRNGLYYITAPQSGYVNRALLAGLGETIKEGTPVVSIMPSSYDIAVETYVDPIDLPLVHRGAKVRVWFDGWPRIVFSGWPGLSYGTYGGKVVAIENFISSNGKYRILVSPDGEDRHWPKELSIGAGAQSIALLETVSVWYEIWRNLNGFPPNYYNSGEKEAKGKEKK; this comes from the coding sequence ATGCTCAATATATCTAAAGATAATAACGTACTTATAACTCCGGGCCAATACAAATCAATTACAAGTGTTGCCCGAAGACCACATTATAAAATTTTAAACAGAGTCATAATCGGATTTCTGATATTCTCCGTCTTATGTCTTTTTCTGCCATGGACACAGAATATTTCGGGAAGTGGTTCTGTTACGACTTTAAAACCAGATCAAAGACCACAGACCGTGCACACTGCCATTGCCGGACGAATTGAAAAATGGTTTGTAAAAGAAGGAGATTATGTCAAAAAAGGAGATACAATCCTTTTTATTTCGGAGATCAAGGAAGATTATCTGGATCCAAATTTGGTTGGAAATACCAAACAACAAGTTGATGCTAAAAAAATGGCTGTTGAATCGTACGGCGATAAAGTCAACTCTCTTGATGTTCAGGCGCAGTCTCTGAATACTGAAAGACAATTGAAATTGGAACAAGCGGGAAATAAAATAAGACAAGCAAGACTGAAAATAAAAAGCGACAGTATGGATTTGGTTGCGGTAAGAACGCAGCTCCGAATTGCACAGACACAATTTGATCGTTCGACAGCTTTAAATAAAGAAGGCCTAAAGCCAATGACAGATGTCGAGCAGAAAAGATTAAAACTGCAGGAATCTGAAGCGTATATTATTACGCAGGAAAATAAATTATTGAGCAGCAGAAACGAATTGATCAATGCGAAAGTGGAGATCAATAGAATTACGGCTGAATATGCGGAAAAAATTTCAAAATCCAGAAGTGATAAGTTTACCGCATTAAGTACGCAATACGATACAGAAGCTCAGGTAAATAAATTAGAAAACCAGTATACGAACTACAGATTAAGAAACGGTTTGTATTACATTACAGCACCACAAAGCGGTTATGTAAACCGTGCTTTATTAGCAGGTCTTGGAGAAACGATAAAAGAAGGAACTCCAGTAGTAAGTATCATGCCTTCTAGTTATGATATTGCGGTAGAAACCTATGTAGATCCTATCGATTTACCGTTAGTACATCGTGGTGCAAAGGTTCGTGTTTGGTTTGACGGATGGCCACGAATTGTATTTTCCGGCTGGCCGGGATTATCTTACGGAACTTACGGTGGTAAAGTGGTTGCAATTGAAAACTTTATCAGTTCGAATGGGAAATACCGAATTTTAGTTTCGCCGGATGGAGAAGATCGCCACTGGCCAAAAGAACTAAGTATTGGTGCCGGTGCGCAAAGTATTGCATTGCTGGAAACCGTTTCGGTATGGTATGAGATTTGGCGAAACTTAAATGGTTTCCCACCAAATTATTATAATTCAGGAGAAAAAGAAGCAAAAGGAAAGGAGAAAAAGTAA
- the metN gene encoding methionine ABC transporter ATP-binding protein MetN: MIELKNVTKTFHQKDRIVAALSDVSLSVPSGKIFGVIGTSGAGKSTLIRCVNLLERPTSGEIIVDGKALMQLSNSELAKERRQIGMIFQHFNLLSSRTVFDNVAFPLELAGTSKTEIKTRVLELLQLVGLAEKANDYPASLSGGQKQRVAIARTLANNPKVLLCDEATSALDPATTRSILNLLKDINKRLNITVLLITHQMEVVKSICDEVAVISHGKLIEQGSVGEIFADPKHELTREFISSSLHIEIPSVYQEKLQKEDNGNLNPLLKLEMTGRSVNEPVISEVSRLFDTDFKIVSAQMDQAGEVNFGVMLIELSGKRENYDAAIQYFNSKHIKTEILGYV; the protein is encoded by the coding sequence ATGATTGAATTAAAAAATGTAACCAAAACTTTTCATCAGAAAGACAGAATTGTTGCTGCTTTGTCTGATGTTTCGCTTAGCGTTCCTTCGGGAAAGATTTTTGGTGTAATCGGAACTTCGGGTGCTGGAAAAAGTACTTTAATCCGTTGTGTGAATTTATTGGAAAGACCTACTTCAGGAGAAATTATTGTAGACGGGAAAGCTTTAATGCAATTATCGAATTCTGAATTGGCTAAAGAAAGAAGACAAATCGGAATGATTTTTCAGCATTTTAACCTGCTTTCTTCCAGAACGGTTTTTGATAATGTTGCTTTTCCGTTGGAACTAGCAGGAACTTCAAAAACAGAAATAAAAACAAGAGTTTTAGAATTGCTTCAATTAGTTGGGTTAGCAGAAAAAGCAAACGATTATCCGGCGAGTCTTTCGGGCGGACAAAAGCAAAGAGTGGCAATTGCCAGAACTTTAGCCAATAATCCAAAAGTGCTTTTATGCGACGAAGCTACAAGTGCACTGGATCCTGCTACAACACGATCTATTTTGAATCTGTTGAAAGACATTAACAAACGTCTTAATATTACCGTTTTACTGATTACACACCAAATGGAAGTAGTAAAATCGATTTGTGATGAAGTTGCCGTTATCAGTCACGGAAAATTAATAGAGCAGGGAAGTGTAGGCGAAATCTTTGCAGATCCAAAACATGAATTGACAAGAGAGTTTATTTCTTCTTCACTTCATATTGAAATTCCGTCTGTTTATCAGGAAAAATTACAAAAAGAAGATAACGGAAATCTGAATCCGTTATTGAAACTGGAAATGACCGGAAGATCGGTTAACGAACCCGTTATCTCAGAAGTTTCAAGACTTTTTGATACCGATTTCAAAATCGTAAGCGCACAAATGGATCAGGCAGGCGAAGTTAATTTTGGTGTAATGCTGATTGAACTTTCAGGCAAACGCGAAAACTACGATGCGGCAATTCAATATTTTAATTCAAAACACATTAAAACAGAAATTTTAGGTTATGTCTGA
- a CDS encoding NHL repeat-containing protein: MKHILPLILVLCLFTNCSKDDLASKDYTYYYPTEEATLTAQNIPGSTEVFDPKGIAISNEKLYVVNGNVLEVFNAITFAHIKTIKEYTKGTTTIPLTSLTSVAVDNGRIYVGSTESRLFIFDENTNAGISTVGNGQWWQTFVHVFGVAVKDGLIFVKEKEKSIKVFETSQITETSNWNLEPIAKLNTLNGYTEVYSLDVYNGNLVVAGRDAKSYLFYNIENIKANAAKSLTTPIEPEKVQFVDIKPIAISFGKDWAVTSENVGSASFLRLYPKGEFIKQHYKAVLNASDVLGQNAFGTIVGTAQLNDRIFLSDNTNKKIRILKLNKSTISEQNN, from the coding sequence ATGAAACATATTTTGCCCTTAATCCTTGTGCTTTGCCTTTTTACCAATTGCAGCAAAGACGATCTGGCCTCTAAAGATTATACCTACTATTATCCAACTGAAGAAGCAACACTGACAGCACAAAATATTCCGGGAAGCACAGAAGTATTTGACCCTAAAGGAATCGCGATTTCAAATGAAAAACTATATGTAGTGAATGGAAATGTGCTGGAAGTTTTTAATGCCATTACTTTTGCGCATATCAAAACGATTAAAGAATATACAAAAGGAACAACGACAATTCCGTTGACAAGTCTAACTTCGGTTGCGGTTGATAACGGACGTATTTATGTCGGAAGTACAGAATCCAGATTATTTATTTTTGATGAAAATACAAATGCAGGAATCAGTACAGTTGGAAACGGGCAATGGTGGCAGACTTTTGTGCATGTTTTTGGCGTTGCTGTAAAAGACGGATTGATATTCGTAAAAGAAAAAGAAAAAAGCATCAAAGTATTTGAAACTTCTCAGATTACCGAAACAAGCAATTGGAATTTAGAACCAATTGCCAAATTAAATACTTTAAACGGATACACAGAAGTATATTCACTGGATGTCTATAACGGAAATCTGGTGGTAGCAGGAAGAGATGCAAAAAGCTATTTGTTCTACAATATTGAAAATATTAAAGCCAATGCCGCGAAATCATTAACAACACCAATTGAGCCAGAAAAAGTACAATTTGTAGACATAAAGCCAATTGCAATTTCTTTTGGTAAAGACTGGGCAGTTACATCAGAAAATGTTGGAAGCGCTTCTTTTTTAAGATTGTATCCAAAAGGCGAGTTTATCAAACAGCATTACAAAGCTGTTCTTAATGCGTCGGATGTTTTAGGACAAAATGCATTTGGAACTATTGTTGGAACAGCACAGCTTAACGATCGCATTTTTTTATCGGATAACACGAATAAGAAAATCAGAATTCTAAAACTGAATAAATCTACAATCTCGGAACAGAATAATTAA